One Kazachstania africana CBS 2517 chromosome 9, complete genome genomic region harbors:
- the PSE1 gene encoding importin PSE1 (similar to Saccharomyces cerevisiae PSE1 (YMR308C); ancestral locus Anc_5.11): MSTSQGYQDALIEILQGFASPNNEIRSAAEKSLNQNWITAENIEPLLIFLAEQASLSQDLTIAALSAVLFRKLALRAPPSSKTVIIAKNISHISENALLHIRSTLLKGFVCERPKDIRHKLSDAISECAIEELPAWPELLQAIVEFLKNQDPIFRESSFRILASVPHLINAVDVANVLPVFEAGFTDANDEVKISAVTAFVGYFKQLPKVHWSNIGVLLPSLLNSLPKFLDDNKDDALASVFESLIELVELAPRLFKGMFDQIIQFSDIVIKNKDLETHARTTALELLTVFSENAPQMCKSNPNYSQSLVMNTLLMMTEVSFDDDEASEWRESDDTEDEEEVTYDHARQSLDRVSLKLGGEYLAPTLFQYLQQMVKSSEWRERFAAMMALSSAAEGCQDVLIGEIPKILDMVISLINDPHPRVQYGCCNVLGQISTDFAPLIQRTSHDRIVPALISKLTPESLDRVQTHAAAALVNFSEQANQGILEPYLDSLLTNLLTLLQSNKLYVQEQALTTIAFIAEAAKTKFIKYYDTLMPLLLNVLKMENVDSNGVLKGKCIECATLIAAAVGKQKFSEHSQELINLLLAHQSNSVDDENESIRSYLEHGWGRICKILGADFVPLLPVVLPPLLETAKATQDVSLIEEEEAAEFQKYSEWDVVQIQGKHIAIHTSILDDKVSAMELLQLYASILKERFANYVKEILSEIAIPAIDFYLHDGVRATGASLIPILLNCLVSASGSQNEEILQLWQFASAKLIGGINTEPMLEITQAYHTALVDGMTVMSNVSLNEELLPQYVKGVTNNLSDVFERIKERHNEADEYNEGLDDELDEFTDEDLLDEINKSLSSIMKTSGQTFLPYIQIIWPLIQTYLQDTEVILLLFSLVAIGDIIQYYGDVTASFKDSFIEKVKSFLVSPEPQLRQASAYIIGVCAQFAPNTYGEICVSSLETLLQVINIPEAKNEENQSATENASAAIAKILYAFNSNIPKVDEYTSTWFKSLPTTVDEEAASFNYMYLSHLIDSNSPIICEPSNIPIIVNNVVLALHHKSIGGKTAELVVGSLKKLLSTLPQNDAMAMLQRYPDDYMQTIQRWFS, encoded by the coding sequence ATGAGTACTTCTCAGGGATATCAAGATGCCTTGATTGAGATTCTTCAGGGGTTTGCTTCTCCAAACAATGAGATCCGTTCTGCTGCTGAGAAAAGTCtgaatcaaaattggatCACCGCCGAGAACATCGAGCCACTATTGATCTTTCTTGCTGAACAGGCTTCGCTCTCGCAGGATCTAACTATAGCTGCTCTTTCTGCGGTTCTGTTCAGAAAACTGGCTCTTAGGGCTCCTCCTTCGTCTAAGACTGTTATTATTGCTAAAAACATTTCTCATATCAGCGAAAATGCTTTACTTCATATAAGGTCGACTCTTTTGAAAGGGTTCGTTTGCGAGAGACCCAAGGATATAAGGCACAAGCTTTCAGATGCTATTTCAGAATGTGCCATAGAAGAATTGCCTGCTTGGCCGGAACTATTACAGGCCATCGtggaatttttgaaaaatcaagatcCTATATTCAGAGAGTCCAGTTTCAGAATTTTGGCTTCTGTACCACATCTAATCAACGCGGTCGATGTAGCAAATGTTTTGCCTGTGTTTGAAGCAGGTTTCACAGATGCAAACGACGAAGTAAAGATATCAGCTGTCACTGCATTTGTCGGTTATTTCAAACAATTACCAAAAGTTCATTGGTCTAATATTGGTGTTTTACTACCAAGTCTATTGAACAGTTTGCCTAAATTCTTGGATGACAATAAAGATGACGCTTTAGCTTCCGTTTTTGAGTCCCTAATCGAATTAGTAGAATTGGCTCCAAGATTATTCAAAGGTATGTTTGAccaaattattcaattctcCGATATTGTCATCAAAAATAAGGATTTAGAAACGCACGCAAGAACTACAGCATTGGAATTATTAACTGTATTCAGTGAAAATGCTCCTCAAATGTGTAAATCCAATCCAAATTACTCTCAATCCCTTGTAATGAATACTCTGTTAATGATGACAGAAGTCTcctttgatgatgatgaagctTCTGAATGGAGAGAGTCAGATGAcactgaagatgaagaagaggtcACATACGATCATGCACGTCAATCCTTAGATCGtgtttctttaaaattaGGTGGTGAGTATTTGGCTCCAACTTTATTCCAATATTTACAACAAATGGTTAAATCAAGTGAATGGAGAGAAAGATTTGCAGCAATGATGGCCTTATCTTCTGCTGCAGAAGGTTGTCAAGACGTCTTAATAGGtgaaattccaaaaattcttgataTGGTCATTTCCTTAATCAACGATCCACATCCAAGAGTTCAGTACGGTTGTTGTAATGTATTAGGTCAAATTTCTACTGATTTTGCTCCATTAATTCAAAGAACTTCCCATGATAGAATTGTTCCTgctttaatttcaaaattgacCCCGGAATCCCTCGATAGAGTTCAAACCCATGCAGCTGCAGCTTTAGTGAACTTCTCTGAACAAGCCAATCAAGGTATTCTTGAACCATATCTAGACAGTTTATTGACCAACTTATTAACACTCTTACAAAGTAATAAACTTTATGTTCAAGAGCAAGCTTTGACTACAATTGCATTCATTGCAGAAGCCGCAAAGactaaatttatcaaatattatgatACGTTAATGCCATTACTATTAAACgttttgaaaatggaaaatgttGATAGTAACGGTGTTCTAAAGGGGAAATGTATTGAATGTGCAACTCTCATCGCTGCCGCTGTCGGTAAacagaaattttcagaacATTCCCAGGAATTGataaatcttttattaGCACACCAATCAAACTCtgttgatgatgaaaacgAATCTATCAGATCATACTTGGAGCATGGATGGGGTAGAATATGTAAAATTTTAGGGGCTGATTTTGTTCCTTTACTACCTGTTGTATTACCACCACTTTTAGAAACTGCTAAAGCTACACAGGATGTAAGTCtgattgaagaagaagaagctgcAGAATTCCAAAAGTATTCTGAATGGGATGTTGTACAAATTCAAGGTAAACATATTGCCATCCACACTTCGATTTTGGACGACAAAGTTTCTGCAATGGAACTATTACAGCTTTATGCAAGTATCTTGAAGGAACGGTTCGCAAATTATGtcaaagaaatattaaGCGAGATTGCAATTCCAGCAATCGATTTTTACTTGCATGATGGTGTTCGTGCCACTGGTGCATCTTTAATTCCAATTCTGTTAAATTGCTTAGTTAGTGCTTCTGGATCCCAAAACGAAGAAATATTACAATTGTGGCAATTTGCCTCCGCTAAATTAATTGGTGGCATCAATACCGAACCAATGTTAGAGATCACCCAAGCTTACCATACCGCTTTGGTAGACGGTATGACCGTGATGAGCAATGTTTCTCTCAATGAAGAACTATTGCCTCAATACGTAAAGGGTGTTACTAATAACTTGAGCGATGTCTTTGAAAGGATTAAGGAACGTCATAATGAGGCTgatgaatataatgaagGCCTTGATGACGAACTTGACGAATTTACCGACGAAGATTTACtagatgaaattaataaatctCTTTCATCTATAATGAAAACTTCTGGTCAAACATTCTTGCCATACATTCAGATAATATGGCCATTGATCCAAACTTACTTACAAGACACTGAAGTTATTTTATTACTTTTCTCACTTGTAGCAATTGGTGATATCATACAATATTATGGGGATGTTACAGCCTCTTTCAAAGattctttcattgaaaaagtcaaaTCATTCCTCGTTTCACCAGAACCACAACTACGTCAAGCATCCGCATACATTATCGGTGTATGTGCTCAATTTGCACCAAATACATATGGAGAAATTTGCGTCTCATCACTAGAAACTTTGCTGCAAGTCATCAATATTCCTGAAGCTAAGAATGAAGAGAACCAATCTGCTACCGAAAATGCTAGTGCTGCAATTGCTAAGATTCTTTAtgcattcaattcaaacaTCCCAAAGGTTGATGAATATACTTCTACGTGGTTCAAATCTTTGCCAACTACTGTTGATGAAGAGGCCGCTTCCTTCAACTACATGTATTTAAGTCACCTTATTGATTCCAATTCCCCTATAATCTGTGAGCCTTCTAATATTCCAATTATTGTTAATAACGTCGTTTTAGCTTTACATCATAAGTCAATTGGTGGCAAAACTGCCGAGCTTGTAGTAGGAtcattaaagaaattactAAGTACATTACCACAGAACGATGCTATGGCCATGCTTCAAAGATATCCAGATGATTACATGCAAACTATTCAGCGTTGGTTTTCCTAA
- the KAFR0I02650 gene encoding RNA methyltransferase (similar to Saccharomyces cerevisiae YGR283C and YMR310C; ancestral locus Anc_5.7), with protein MAINKVVNSKKVKKDDLKIKKPNLPLKKSKKPIKVLSKSINYSLCIPTSILNSCSNLDQITHTLYQIAKAATLFNVAEIVILDQGSRNSESKITDSMLMASLLQYFVTPPYLIKSVFKKQYLGYFKIASKLPRILNLPFMRYLEANEGRYREGLSIRMTHPDAKKEFKQTKYINIGKAETLELKSQLVPTNVRVTVDIVEKKVVSPIEAYGDFVGANSSYGYHVRIAKSFGDIFTESAFSKGYSQAIWINSGDYYYNENLKKYHKVETKVSQIEKIIRSDSNEEPANVLLVCGKWDHIKTSFNKCKDQFDGCDGAHQFFDGQIELPGAAPQGNINIEDSCMIALTALHSYL; from the coding sequence ATGGCTATTAATAAGGTAGTAAACTCCaagaaagtgaagaaagatgatttgaaaattaaaAAACCGAACTTACCTTTAAAGAAGAGCAAGAAACCGATTAAAGTTTTATCAAAGAGTATCAACTATTCTTTATGTATACCTACGAGTATTTTAAATTCATGTTCCAATTTAGACCAGATAACGCATACGCTGTACCAGATCGCCAAGGCTGCTACTCTTTTCAACGTTGCAGAGATCGTGATACTCGATCAAGGGAGCAGAAATAGTGAATCCAAGATCACCGATTCGATGTTGATGGCATCACTTTTACAGTATTTCGTCACACCtccatatttgataaaatctGTGTTTAAGAAGCAATATTTAGGGTATTTCAAGATTGCGTCGAAGTTACCAAGAATATTGAACCTCCCCTTCATGAGATACTTGGAAGCAAATGAAGGCCGTTACAGAGAAGGCCTTTCTATTAGAATGACACATCCTGACGCTAAGAAAGAGTTTAAACAGACAAAATACATAAATATCGGTAAAGCAGAGACCTTGGAACTGAAATCTCAATTGGTTCCAACAAACGTTAGAGTCACCGTAGACATCgtagaaaagaaagtcGTGTCGCCAATAGAAGCTTACGGTGATTTTGTCGGTGCAAATTCGTCCTATGGGTACCATGTCAGAATAGCAAAATCCTTTGGAGATATTTTCACTGAATCTGCATTCTCTAAAGGCTACTCCCAGGCCATTTGGATCAATAGCGGTGACTATTACTACAATGAAAATCTGAAGAAATACCATAAAGTAGAAACAAAAGTGTCACAAATCGAGAAAATCATCAGATCAGACTCCAATGAAGAGCCGGCAAACGTATTACTCGTATGCGGCAAATGGGACCACATCAAGACCTCATTCAACAAGTGTAAAGACCAATTTGACGGTTGTGACGGTGCTCATCAATTCTTCGACGGCCAGATAGAACTGCCTGGCGCTGCCCCGCAAGGAAACATAAACATCGAAGACAGTTGCATGATCGCTCTAACAGCACTACACTCGTATTtataa
- the GLC8 gene encoding PP1-complex regulatory subunit GLC8 (similar to Saccharomyces cerevisiae GLC8 (YMR311C); ancestral locus Anc_5.6) — MGGILKNAVSNEERNRDDPESITEFRKQVYKNTQLNAKLTSKKKDSQEHGKLLPKDSLLLKHEHDLERLQWNQENLDENEVTKLQYQDIHVDEPKTPYQGAVDPTGEYYREDDDEDDEANNNDIGKDDDLNNFSLGEPVLNNEDRANDNDQIESMDEEESAEAKHKRFEEMRKKHYNVKEVFKNRKQFDLEYEDDGENED; from the coding sequence ATGGGTGGTATATTAAAGAATGCAGTATCCAATGAGGAGAGAAATAGAGATGATCCGGAGTCAATAACGGAGTTCAGGAAACAAGTGTATAAGAATACGCAATTGAATGCGAAACTTACttcgaagaagaaagatagTCAAGAGCATGGCAAGTTGTTACCGAAAGATTCGCTGCTGTTGAAGCATGAACACGATTTGGAAAGATTGCAATGGAATCAGGAAAACttggatgaaaatgaagtgaCAAAATTGCAGTATCAGGATATCCATGTCGATGAGCCAAAGACGCCTTATCAAGGTGCAGTGGATCCTACGGGGGAATACTACAGAGAGGATGATGACGAGGACGACGAGGCAAACAATAATGATATTGGGAAAGATGACGATTTGAACAATTTCTCTTTGGGGGAACCTGTATTAAATAATGAGGATCGTGCTAATGACAACGACCAAATCGAGTCCATGGACGAAGAAGAGAGTGCTGAGGCCAAGCacaaaagatttgaagaaatgagGAAGAAACATTATAATGTCAAAgaagttttcaaaaatagGAAACAGTTTGATCTTGAGTACGAAGATGACggagaaaatgaagattaG
- the KAFR0I02670 gene encoding uncharacterized protein (similar to Saccharomyces cerevisiae ERV29 (YGR284C); ancestral locus Anc_5.5) — MSYRGPVNSFQPSASSFGTGNRNFPSQNAVSDKANLQHKFKQFKDKFEHYTDKIEELTDYPIVIRLKPYIPTIAKFFIVATFYEDSIRIVTQWKDQVFYLHAWKHYPVLFVYLFLAVVSCSMFVGSTLLILNKYKFYTTGVLCACIVLQALVYGLVTGAPFLLRNFSVIGGLLIELSDTFAENKVTSGMLPELGNKNSQRKSYLLLAGRILIVLMFIGFTFNKSYITLFLTMVFTVFFAIGYKTKLSSLVLGFILAFYNMYLNHYWFRTLTERDYLKYEFYQNLSIIGALLLVTNTGAGKLSIDEKKKIY, encoded by the coding sequence ATGTCTTATAGAGGTCCCGTAAACAGTTTTCAGCCATCTGCATCGTCATTTGGTACAGGGAATAGAAACTTCCCCTCACAAAACGCTGTCTCTGATAAGGCTAATTTACAACATAAATTTAAACAATTTAAGGACAAATTTGAACATTACACAGATAAGATAGAAGAATTGACAGATTACCCGATAGTGATAAGATTGAAACCATACATCCCTACAATTGcgaaatttttcattgtgGCAACATTCTATGAGGATTCCATCAGAATTGTCACACAGTGGAAGGATCAAgtattttatttacatgCATGGAAGCATTATCCAGTACTCTTCgtttatttatttcttgCTGTAGTATCCTGTTCGATGTTTGTGGGGTCTACACTGTTGATATTAAAcaaatacaaattttaCACTACGGGGGTACTATGCGCCTGTATTGTGCTCCAGGCATTGGTTTACGGTTTAGTTACAGGTGCCCCATTCTTACTAAGGAATTTCAGTGTCATTGGTGGCTTGCTCATTGAATTGAGTGACACCTTTGCAGAAAATAAGGTCACATCAGGTATGTTACCAGAATTAGGGAATAAGAACAGTCAAAGGAAGAGTTACCTGCTTTTAGCCGGTAGAATCCTCATAGTGCTGATGTTTATTGGATTTACCTTCAATAAATCGTACATTACACTGTTTTTGACTATGGTCTTCACAGTGTTTTTCGCTATTGGATACAAGACGAAACTCTCATCCTTGGTATTGGGATTTATTCTGGCCTTCTACAACATGTATCTGAACCACTACTGGTTCCGCACTCTAACAGAGAGAGACTATTTGAAGTACGAATTTTACCAGAATTTAAGCATCATCGGTGCCTTATTACTGGTCACAAACACAGGTGCTGGGAAGTTATCCATcgatgaaaagaagaagatctACTGA
- the ZUO1 gene encoding zuotin (similar to Saccharomyces cerevisiae ZUO1 (YGR285C); ancestral locus Anc_5.4), whose translation MFTLPALTSDVGVNVNTSAKLTGTSRRPLEPVGKFFLQHATRTLRNHTWSEFEKIQAEENVKNVEESNVDPDELLFDIELADETLLHHDARDWKTADLYAAMGLSKLRYNATENQIIKAHRKQVVKYHPDKQSAAGVGLEQDAFFKIIQKAFETLTDKTKRMQYDSCDFVADVEPPKKGSEYDFFEAWGPVFESEARFSKKTPAPQLGDMETEKKDVESFYSFWHRFDSWRTFEFLDEDVPDDSSNRDHKRYIERKNKAARDKKKTADNSRLVKLVERAMNEDPRIKMFKEEEKKEKERKKWEREAGARAEAEAKAKAEAEAKAKAETEAAAAASAKADKKKSKEAAKAAKKKNKRAVRNAGKDNDYFGDADQAATIDEQLGLIVDSFDDEQLVDVAAKIKANASESKAILQESAKAMIDSGKLPASLLSYFA comes from the coding sequence ATGTTTACTTTACCAGCATTAACCTCTGACGTTGGTGTCAATGTCAACACCTCTGCCAAATTAACTGGCACCTCTCGTCGCCCATTAGAACCAGTtggtaaatttttcttACAACATGCTACCAGAACTTTAAGAAACCATACCTGGTCTGAATTCGAAAAGATTCAAGCTGAAGAAAACGTCAAGAACGTTGAAGAATCTAACGTTGACCCAGACGAATTACTATTCGATATTGAATTAGCCGATGAAACTTTGTTACATCACGATGCTAGAGACTGGAAGACTGCTGATTTATACGCCGCTATGGGTCTTTCTAAATTACGTTACAACGCCACTGAAAACCAAATTATCAAGGCTCACAGAAAACAAGTTGTCAAGTACCATCCAGACAAGCAATCTGCTGCTGGTGTCGGTTTAGAACAAGATGCTTTCTTCAAGATTATCCAAAAGGCTTTTGAAACTTTAACTGATAAGACGAAGAGAATGCAATACGATTCCTGTGATTTCGTCGCTGATGTTGAACCACCAAAGAAGGGTTCTGAATACGATTTCTTCGAAGCCTGGGGCCCAGTTTTCGAATCCGAAGCTAGATTCTCTAAGAAAACTCCAGCTCCACAATTAGGTGACATGGAAACCGAAAAGAAGGACGTTGAAAGTTTCTATTCCTTCTGGCACAGATTCGACTCCTGGAGAACCTTTGAATTCCTAGATGAAGATGTCCCAGATGATTCCTCTAACAGAGACCACAAACGTtacattgaaagaaaaaacaagGCTGCCAGagataagaagaagactGCTGACAACTCCAGATTAGTCAAGCTTGTCGAAAGGGCCATGAACGAAGATCCACGTATCAAGATGTtcaaggaagaagaaaagaaggaaaaagaaagaaagaaatgggAAAGAGAAGCTGGTGCCAGAGCTGAAGCTGAAGCTAAAGCTAAGGCTGAAGCTGAAGCCAAGGCTAAGGCCGAAACTGaagctgctgctgctgcaTCTGCTAAGGCTGACAAGAAGAAGTCCAAGGAAGCTGCCAAGGCTgctaagaagaagaacaagagaGCCGTCCGTAACGCTGGTAAGGACAACGATTACTTCGGTGATGCTGACCAAGCTGCCACAATTGATGAACAATTAGGTTTAATTGTCGACTCCTTTGATGACGAACAATTAGTCGATGTTGCTGCCAAGATCAAGGCCAATGCTTCTGAATCCAAGGCCATTTTACAAGAGTCTGCCAAGGCCATGATCGATTCCGGTAAGTTACCAGCCAGTTTATTGTCCTACTTTGCTTAG
- the DIA1 gene encoding Dia1p (similar to Saccharomyces cerevisiae DIA1 (YMR316W)), with protein MVRHFMRKVVRSLLDDERLHVTITDDKTVPEFLHFKNERKMPIARVDSSPGFFVFPSVQSFDVFKANDGDLNRIELDSNGVGIPLFHFVRKLGLDLSYDIYVYELRSVDDAPPYAAHQLFHSTSEFKIYRSLYGTISLNIKLGTMDYEFHGDNEPFVMSHMKKFRDLDTKILGSDFTWHVTFNPVLRSDHYKLLLQDDRESKFVAAHYTSENSDLLSIISTVTKTADIIVGDDSNGSFGIYDVSHMTKLIVCQGLLIHQLELQKQRPKSIKREGKALLRMGVNERLS; from the coding sequence ATGGTCAGGCATTTTATGAGAAAAGTGGTTAGAAGTCTCTTGGACGATGAGAGACTGCATGTAACCATTACCGATGATAAAACCGTACCAGAATTTTTACATTTCAAGAATGAGAGGAAAATGCCCATAGCAAGGGTAGACTCATCTCCCGGTTTCTTTGTGTTTCCCTCTGTTCAGTCATTCGACGTATTCAAGGCAAATGATGGTGATTTGAATCGAATAGAACTCGACTCAAACGGTGTTGGTATACCTCTATTCCACTTTGTCAGAAAACTGGGACTCGATTTATCGTACGATATCTATGTCTACGAGCTAAGATCTGTGGATGATGCTCCTCCATATGCAGCTCATCAGTTGTTTCACAGCACAAGTGAATTCAAGATCTATAGATCACTATATGGTACAATTTCTCTCAATATAAAGTTGGGTACCATGGATTATGAGTTCCATGGTGATAATGAACCTTTTGTCATGTCCCACATGAAGAAATTTAGAGACCTAGATACCAAAATCTTGGGTAGTGACTTCACATGGCATGTCACTTTCAATCCAGTCTTACGAAGCGATCATTACAAGTTGCTTCTACAGGACGACCGTGAATCTAAGTTCGTGGCTGCCCATTATACCTCTGAAAACTCGGATCTTCTTTCCATTATAAGTACTGTCACTAAGACTGCTGACATTATTGTGGGTGATGATTCGAATGGATCTTTTGGTATATATGACGTCTCCCACATGACAAAATTGATCGTATGTCAAGGGCTACTCATTCATCAATTGGAATTGCAGAAACAAAGACCAAAAAGTATTAAAAGAGAAGGCAAGGCGCTTCTAAGAATGGGAGTGAACGAAAGACTTTCTTAG
- the ELP6 gene encoding Elongator subunit ELP6 (similar to Saccharomyces cerevisiae ELP6 (YMR312W); ancestral locus Anc_5.3) encodes MSTVQRQDLTIFNDQTVLSRALLSGTSHDMMLVSSTMSTQPVWLLNALAESFLFGKTTSINSSSDNSRHSHENSSRHVVIGSFINDSKFYTNSLQRLKIHSTLYTVVDLMTDFVVKNHDKPRSKLLGLLVERFTSPEMNSMIIIDQPEILLSLIEGLTCDELFKYFISPLSKRCNIFVVSTSTEQFQDHDFEPESTEFVRFITKCLYKSIVQLSLNPLETGRAKDVTGSLRIARGGQLTNHLSVHVVENEYLYLNERESIKLFYR; translated from the coding sequence ATGTCCACAGTTCAGAGACAAGATCTTACTATATTTAACGACCAGACGGTTCTGAGCAGGGCCCTCTTGTCTGGAACTAGTCATGATATGATGCTAGTAAGTTCTACAATGTCTACACAGCCGGTGTGGCTACTTAATGCCTTAGCTGAAAGTTTCCTCTTTGGTAAGACAACCTCAATAAATAGCTCTTCTGATAATTCTAGACATTCCCATGAGAACAGTAGTCGCCATGTCGTCATAGGTTCCTTTATTAATGACTCAAAGTTCTATACTAATTCACTACAGAGATTAAAGATACATTCAACACTATATACTGTGGTTGATCTAATGACGGATTTTGTCGTTAAAAACCATGATAAACCAAGATCAAAGCTGCTAGGATTGTTGGTCGAACGGTTTACGTCGCCAGAGATGAATAGTatgattattattgatCAACCTGAAATTTTACTATCATTAATTGAAGGATTGACTTGtgatgaattattcaaatattttatttcacCTTTATCGAAACGTTGTAATATCTTTGTAGTATCCACATCTACCGAGCAGTTCCAGGACCACGATTTCGAACCTGAATCAACCGAATTTGTCAGATTTATTACTAAATGTTTATATAAGAGCATAGTACAACTAAGTTTGAATCCATTAGAGACCGGTAGGGCAAAGGATGTGACTGGTTCATTAAGAATAGCTAGAGGTGGTCAATTGACTAACCATTTGTCTGTGCACGTTGTGGAAAAcgaatatttatatttgaatgaaagagaatcaattaaattattttatagaTAA